The Chelonia mydas isolate rCheMyd1 chromosome 25, rCheMyd1.pri.v2, whole genome shotgun sequence genome includes the window GGTCCAGGTCCTGTCCCTGCCTCAGTGGCCCCAGAATCCCATTTTTCAGGATGTGTCTCTCTCATTAAACGAGGGACTACAGACCCCATAAGCAAAAGCAGAAACGGACTAtggccaatcctgcaaacacttatgcaagtgcttagctttaagcacatgtgtaagtatttgcaggaccagggcgTCAAGGACTAGATCCAGGGGAAAAACAGTGAAACTGGTTACACACATCACTGTCAAAACCAACAGACTCATTTCCTGTCCGCAATAGTAATCCGCTCCCCGTGTCCTCCTAACGTATCAGCCAGGGAATAGCGCGGCTACATTTTCATTCTCACCAGATCATGACGAATGTGGACAGAGCTTTGAAAACCATGTGAGCCCTGTGCATGGGGGAGCGTTCACACAACACCGGGCTCGTGTGCACGCGTGTGTTCCTCAATTGGGGTGCATGCTACTGAAGGATTTTTCCCCTTGGTATATGCATAGGGCCTTTTCTCTAAGGATCTGAGAGTGCTTTATACCACCACCCCGccctttcatccacagatcttaAACCACTTGACACAGGAGGTCAGTATCGTCACCCCTGTTTtctagatggggaaaccgagacaTAGGGAGGCAGATTGACTTGCCTGTGGTGACCCAGCAGGttagtggcagagcaaggaacagaacccagccccctccccgagTCCCAATCCACACTGCTTGATTCGAGGCCCGGCTCTCTAAGGAAGTAGCTCAGTTATATTagccccaatttacagatgggtaaactaagCCACAAACATCACGTAATTTGCGCACGGTTTAAAGGGAGGTGAAATTTGGAGGTGGggtgaggcacggagcagggttTAAATTTAcgtccattaattttttttaaacgacTCCCTGTGACACACAAAGGCCTACACGCTACCGCCAGAGGATAAAATGCACCGACTGGGAGATACCGAGATATTCTGATGACGGGGGCCAGAGACGCACCTAGACAGAGATACCCAGGCTGCTACTGGCCACCAATGCTCACAAAATCCTTTGCACCCAGCATCGTATCGAAGTATCAAGAGGCCCAAATCCTCTTTGTGGAGTTTCTACCGAACTAACTTCTTGTCTTAAACGGTCACATTAGCCCAGCGGCCACGCCCCACCTCAAAGGCGGCAGCCAGGAGTGATGGGGTATATTCAGGCTAATTTGCAGACAACCTCCCATTTGTTTCTCTGGGTGGGAACTTTGCACCGACGCTCATTGCGCCTGCAGGTCTCTGGTAGTCTGCGGGAGCACCTCTCTTACTCCTCTTGGAGAGCTGCTTAAATGCAAAATGCCCATCTAAATGCTTCCCTAAACTGGACACATCCATGTGCTCTCATCTGCACCCACAAACACCGGAGGCTGCATCCAGCCCAGCAGGGTCTGTCCCCCTCGAGGCTGCACCGGAATTCCAAGGACATAAAGAACATAggagctgccatactgggtcagaccaatggtccatttagcccagtatccgaCAGCTGCCAATACCAGAGCGTCAGAGGAGTATGTCCAGAACAGGGCAGCTGGAGTGATCCACCCCAGTCTTCCCCTCCTGGCCGTCAGAGATTTAGGGTTGACCCAAGCATGGCATTGTAtcccttagctaatagccattgatggacctaacctccatgaacttaaccgggttcgaaaaagaactagatatttGGCCAgaacaacatcccctggcagtgagttccacaggttgattgtgtgttgtgtgaagaaatactttcttccGCTTGTATTAAACCTGCTTCCTACTAATTCCATTAGGTGACTCCTGGGTTGTGtgcgttatgtgaagaggtaaataacacgtcTCCAAATCaccttctctataccagtcatgattttatagacctctctcataccCCCTTTCTAAGCTGACCAGCCCTAATCCATTTCTGcttctcttgtcctgccctccaaCCCTTCCCCTTACCAGGCAGTCCAGCTGCGCCACGGGCGTCTTGGTCCCAGGCTGCCCCACGTCCCACACCTTCACGCAGCCCTTGCCCCCCGTGTAGACGTGCCGGGTGGAGTTGCTGATGGTGACGGCGCAGACCACCTCGCCGTGGGTCAGGGTGTGGAGCTGGCGGGCGTGCCGGGGGATGCCGGTGCCGATAAGGGCGTCGGGAGGGAAGGGGACCGGCTGCATCTGCCCGTCGGCGCTCACGTGGAAGGAGTAGgcgctggagggggagggaggcatcAGCAAGACCCAGTCCCCTGAGCAAACTGGGTCCggttctccctccaccccccggaGGGCACATCGCATTAATCAAAGCCCAGCATCAAACCCAACACCTCCTCGAAGCCAGGGGCGATATAAAGGGAAGGAGGCAGCTCAGCATCAGCAGCTGGATCTGCTTTGCCATCCAATGCCCCAGACTCACACCGGGCCAGGGCTACGCCCAACATGGAAAGGGGGCACACAAggggaatcccccccccccccggcacatccCCCCCGCCCAGCTCGCAGCCCCCCGCCAGAGGGGTCTCCCCCGCCCTGGCATGCGCAGCACTTACGGTTTGCCCGAGGTCCCCGCCTGCATgccggccgccagccccgggaCACGCATGTGGCAGTGCGGGTCGTAGCCGATCTAGCCAAGCAGAGAAGAGAATTCCCTTCAGTCACCTGCAGGAGGAGGCCGGCCAACCGGCCGCCTCCCCGTCACCCCACTGGTGCACTCACCAGAGGGGAGCGGCCGTAGCCGCTGGCTCCCACGGCCGCTGCTGCCCCATTGAGCTGAGAGGACACCAGGTGCAGCCCCGCGTAGGCGCCAGCCCCGGCCATGTCGCCGTTGACGGAGGGGTGCGCCATGCCGAAGGTGGCCGGGTAGGAGCTCTGCATGGCCAGCGGGTTCCTCAGGcccagagctgggaaaggagaaagtcaCAGAGATAGAGGAGCAGCAGTGGCCAGGaccgggggcgggagggaagagcTCAGGGCCAACCCAAGCTATGGTGTGAACAGGCCCAACCTCACCGCTGTCCCTGGGAGCAGCATCCGCTGGCCGCATGCGGGGCTAGGCACGGGCATGGCCTTGCTCGGCGCCCGCTCCAGCCCAAGGGAGAGCGGAGCCACCAGCCGGGGGCTGCCCTGGCCACCTGCCGCAGAGAACGGCCCAGCCAGCTTCCGCCACCACTGTTCACAGGGGCCACAGAGAGCTCGCTCTCTCCACCCCAGCTGGCGCCGAGCGATGCCCAGTTCAGTCCTGCTTCCCGATGGCCGGATCCGCTGACGCCGCTGGCTCTGAAGCCCCCCTTTGCCAGCGAGGCGGCATCCCCCCAGGGGTGCGCGTGAGCTCGTTCGCGGATCCTTCCGCTGGGCGTCAGGCGTGGGCTCGAGTGCCCCCTGCACCTGGCAGGGCAGGCAACGTGCTCGAGGAGCACGGACGGGGAGCTGCCTTGCTGACCGTCGGGCAGCTGGCTCTGCCTtcggctgccccccccccccgccccccattcagCCCTAGCACTCAGCAAGGCTCCAGCCCCGGCTCTAGGGCtgccccctggctctgggagctgaTGGCTGGGTACCTGGAGCCAAGTTCTCATTCTCCCAGGACAAGGCCTCTTAGAGCCACCGGACTTGATATCACAGAGGTGGAGGAGGCGGCTGCTggggcatcctttccccaacACACCACTCCAGCCTGGCCGGGGTGCCCTGTCCCAGCAGCCTGGCCAGGCTCCAGGTTAGCCAGGTATGGCCCGTGGTGCCACCTCTTGAGACATGGGAAGCACCCGACTGGGGTCTAGTCCCCCGCACCAGGGCAGCGCCAGACCCAGCGGCCCGGGCAGCCAAAGCCCAGTCTCCGGGGTCTCCACAACAGGCTGCTCTGCGTCCAAGTGCAGAGCGACTGCGTCCCGCTGCCCCCCGGCCAGCGTAACCTCCGGGGTCTCCCCAGCCTCCCACTACCTGACGAATCCACCGAGGGCTTCGCTGCCCCCGGGCGGAACTGCTGGGCGCTGCTGCCGCTACTGGACCCTGGCACCGTGGCGTCCCCTGGGGAAGTCGGGGTGCTGGACTTCAAACCGGGAGCTGCGGCTTTCTCCACCTGCAAAGCAGAGAGTCCAACTCAAAACTCgccgcagcagcagcctggaaatgCCCTGCCCCCACGAGCGCCACCTTCAGCCAGGGCTTTTCGGggcacccaaccccccccccagagctTGCACTCGGCTCTTacaaccccctcccacccaccgcgCTGCAGCCCCTCTAGCCCCAAACGGGCGGCCACCCAAGCCTCTGATTTACTGACCGGTTGGAAGCAGACAGCTCAGCCCGGTTTCCCCCCCAGGAGAAgtgctggggctgagcccaggcCCCAAACAAACATCGCTGTGAAATCGGGATGCTCCCGTGGGCACGAGAAGGGGGAAACGGAGGACTCTGGAGGGTGACTGTGCTGGGGCTTGTCTAGACTAAAGCCTGGCGTTGGTTTAACTCAGTGTAGTTGCAAGGAtagagccccactgccctggcacATGGCACCCCAGCAAGCCAAGCCCGTACCTGTGCAGCAGGCCAGCTACGTCCGTGCCCCTGATGCACAGGGGTCAGCACGGGAGCCTGGCGCAGAGTGGAGAAGGACCCTGCGACAGGACATCAAACTCGCCCCACCCAGGGCAGAGGCCGGCTGCAGGAGAAGCCCAGGAAACACGGTCCTACTCTCCCGCCCTGGAGCGGGCAGCCTGGATCTGCCCTTGCAATGGTCTCTGTGGCTGGTGGGGCGGACTCCTCTCCAGCAGAGACCCCCAGCTTTGGCGGGCTGCCCCCAGGGGCAGAACAGCTCCACTCACACCAGGAGGGGCACGAACCACTCCACCAGCACTAGGCAGAGCGACCCGGCTTGTTCTGCCAAGGATGCAGGATGCAGGCAACTCCTCCAGGCCAGCAGGAGCAAACGCTGGGCTTGGCCACCAGCGCAGCGGCCACGTGGGGCTGGTTTTACATGGTCGCTTCCTGaccacaaggccctgccctctcccGCCGCACCCAGAGAGAACAAGCAGCCAGTTTCATAGCCCTGAAGTCTGGGCAAAGCCGGACCAGCGTGCCCAGGATACGTCTGCATTGCAAAGGGGACAGCCCACATGGGCTCACCTGAGCTACGCCGGGATCGCGCTAGCTCGCTAGACGGCACGGGGGAGCTGCAGCGGAGTCCGTACCTAGGGTCCCGGGCAGGATTGTGCTGGGGGCGGCTAGCCCGTGGCGCTGGGCTATTGCTAGCATGCTCAAAGCTAGCTCCGATACACCGACGGGCGCTGTCCTCGCCGGGCCCGATTCTGAGCTCGCTCACCCCCGTGGGAACGGAGGCCAGGACGAAACCCGCATGGGGCATCAGACTCCGGCTCAGCCTTGCCTTCCCCTTCCGTGACAAGGGGACTGTGCTTCCTCCCCGCGCCCTCCTGCTCCCTGGATAGCAGGAAACAAACCAACCCCATCACCCCCACATACCGTAGGCTGGTCCTTGCTCCGGGATGGGGAGGTGCTGCTGGACGAGGCCATGGAGGTGGGACTGAGTGGCACGGCCTCCTTCCGCTGCAACGGGACTTTGTCCACCCCATTCTCGCGGGAGGAGTACGAGTGGACACTGTGCGGGGAGGAGGGGtcctgtgggggagagagagagagagagagatcgacCGGCCTCAGGTcggggggctccggctgctgACAGGTACAGGAGCCAGGCATCTCCCGCAACGCCAGCAGGGAACTCCGTACAACAGCCAAGGCAGCGTGAGCtagcggttagagcaggggtgggtagACTGGGCCTCTCatctcctgggttctgctcccagctctggggaggagtgGAGCCTCACAGGTTAGAGCGGAGGAGAGAACTAGTCCAGATCCCTGCGTGCTCTTCCCACCACTCCGGGTCTAGTGATtcgagcaggactcctgggttccacttcCAACCTCTGCTAAACCCTAGCAGTGCAACCCTAACCTCTGAGGGCCAGTTTCGTCTTCGGTAACAGGGCCAGGCCCTCCCACAAGGAAAGGAGGTTCACGGTGCGTCTAAAGCCCAGCAGACTGCACTGCAGCCCATCTAAAAACGCCAACCAGCCAAGCCAGGGCACGTTCCCGAGCACTGACCTCATCCACCACCAGGTTGTCCTCGCTCTTGTCCGCATCGCTGCCCTGAAACGCAGAGAGAGGAGCGTTCACACCCAGCAGCCGGCGCGGCCCCAAGCACGGAGCTCTGCCCGGCTGGAGACGGGAACCAGGTTTTATCCCAACGGGTCACGGCAGCTTCCCATGGAGGACTGCTTACGGCTGGGCACATGCCAACCCAGCCTAGACAAGGAGCTAGTAGAGGGGAGAGGCCTCCCGCTCTCCTGTCCCGGGAACACgcccccaccaccagcagctgcaAAGAACCACTCACGTAGTCCGTGACAAAGTCCTTCTCCTCGGTCTTCCTCTTCTTGCTGTTGCTCAGGTACTCCGAGATGGCTCGCACCCGCTCCCCGTTGGGCAGCACCAGGGAGCTCTAGGGAACGAGAGGAGGAGCAGATGCCTTACGAAGCTGAGACAGCAGGGCCGGGCTtaaaccccccccaccacctcttTTAAAGAGGGATTGCTGGCCCCAAAGAggcctctgccctccccaccGGAGCAGGATGGACACGGATAACGGcagagccccccaccctccaccccacgaTGTTCCCACAAGGCCACTGCCTTAGGACAGCTGGATTCTGCTCTGCCCATGGGACACCTAAGCCACTTAACCCTCCCCTGGCTGCATCTCTCGAGCAGTGCGGGATGAACTGAGGCTCCATTCACCCCTCTGACAAGCCCCAGGGCAGCAACGCGACcggctgatgggggcagggcgtAAAGCCGGAAGTGGGATCCGGCCAGGAGGTGAGCTCCTGGCTCCAGGGCGCGCGCCTGCCTCTGGACCCAGTTGCCACGCAGCCAGACGGGCGGTCGATGGGCCTTCCTCGGCTGGGACGCGGCTCCTCCAGAACCAGCTTAGGTCCCGGCAgaaagcgggggtgggggcagaggaaagAGGAGTGAGCTGAGCTCCATggcacccagggctctgctggcagCTTGCGGTCACAGCCCGCCCACCCGCCCGCAGCCTGGCTCCCACTAGCCCGGAGGTttgtgcagggcagcagagtagGCTGGCCATGGGGCCGCGTGCACATCAAGAGTTGCAATCTGGGagacacctcccacccccagacgtGGGTACTCCCAAGCCTACTGAACCAACTGCCTTCCTCTTTCCCCTACTGGCAGGTCTCCGGGAACCCCCCTCCGCCCGACAGGTGGGGACAGGCTGCACTGCAGGAATGGCTCGAGTTCACCAGCTAGAATCACagctctgccctcacccccaggTCACGGTGACCCAGGCTTTGGCCCGCTTGGACTCCTGCGCTTGGCCAGCCAGCTCCTCCTGTCACCCCAGCTCCATCCTGGGCCTACAAGGCGCCTAGCGGGTGCAGATACAGGAGGGGAAATCTGGGCTGCAAGGGATCCCAAGGGGGTTAGTAAGGCACTGGCAAGTCCCTGTCTGGTCTGTGGCAGCCAGGGGGACACCTAGGGATGCCGCTGGCAGAGAAAAAGAGACCGCTCCTCCACTCCGATGTTAGcaggagctaggactcctggctTCCACCCTTGTGTGacacccctctgcctcagtttccccatcactaAACCAGGTATAAGCATCACCAGCCAAGCACCCACATACCAGGGGCTGCTGCGGATCCAACACAGTCCTGGCATCGGAAGGGCGGTGCCAGACCAATGGGAACTGCACCTGTGGGGCTGAGACAGGGCCCCACTATTTGCACAGTGAGAGAGCTGCAGAAGTGTGCGTGTCAGGGGGAAGCAGGGGTGACGGGCGAAGGAAGAGGGAGACGAATCCAGCCCCCCCGACGGGGAAAGTCTGGATTGAGGGCCCGGGTGGACACGGAGGGAGGGCTTCCAGGGTCACAAGCTGCAGCCGCGTCAGCCCGAGCGGGAAGACTTTGCCCACCTCTTGCCCTAGTCATAAAGGGTGCGGAGCCCTCCCGCCAGGACTGCATTCCAAGGGGTGCGCAGCTTCCAGCCCCCATGGCGAGCTGGAGGCCGGGTTCAGGCgaagccccctcttccccccgtaGGGAGGTGCCAGGCACTGCCTCCCTCCCCGTGCAACACAGAAATGGGGCGGCGCGCGCCAGGAAAGAGATTCAATCCACCATGACCTTGGCCGCCTGCCAGCTCCTTACCAGCTGCAGCAGCTAGGATGCTGCTGAAGGTTGCAACCCCTCTTCCGCCAgacccaccacctcctcccccgcaccGACGAGGGGAGGGAGCCTTCCCCCCCACACGGCTAAAAGGAAGCTTTTAAAGaccaccccccgccctgcccccaacccaatCTCCCTGGCCAAAGCCTCCCGCAGCTGGAAGGAAACAATaagcggaggaggaggaggaggagtacttACGGGACCCAGGTCTCGCTCTGTCTCCATGGCAACACGGATCAGCAGCAGGgcaagaaaggaagagagaagagggTGCTGCTTTCatctcagagcccccccccccccccagcatgcacacgctcccccgcccccccccttatTCCTCTCCCCGGGAGGCAGCGTCCGCGGCCACCCACCTCTGCAGCTTGTGGACAGGACGGGGCCGGTCCCGGAGCAGGGGTTCAGCTCCCCAGGATTTCGAACCCTGGCAGCCGTCCTGCCTGGGTCCCATCCTGCACCACGGCGCCCAGCCCGAGCGTTCCAAGAGCGCGTTgcaccgccccccccagcccccgctagCGGCTGgggagtccccccccccccaccagtatGTGGTTCCGGGCGgaggagctgggctgctccctgaAATTGGCCCTGGCTGTAAGCGACCCCCTGCTGGCAAGGACCGGAGGGAAActcaaaccccctccccaccgcccagCCTCCACCCAGAGGGCCCAGAGAGACTGAGAACGGCCTTCACGCGCCGTCCGAGGCTGGCCGGGATGGGGTGTaaccccagggctctgctccccctTGCCAGCCGTACCCCAGGTTCCCTACTCTCTCTGGAGTTCACCCTCTTGACAGCTGGGAAGTCAGGGTCAAGTTTCCCTGCTCTCCTAACGCCCTACACCCCGGCCCACAGCCCTACCTCTGGGCTCACTGTCGTGAAGTCCCCTGTCGTCCTTCGGGAGGAGCTGGGCCTGAGCTCCCAGGGCCCCGGACAGAGCCAGCAGCCCAGAGGCTCCAGCGATGCTGGCGGGCTGCATGCCGGAGGAGTGAGAGGTCAGCGGGATGGGAGGGGCGTGGTGGGACAGGTGCTGCGCCTGGAGCTGATGctgcggagagagagagagagagagcggaaGACAGGCCAGATGAGACGCCGGCGCCTGAGAGGGGGCATCTGcttttccccaccctgccctcaAGAGCCAGGCCAGCCTCGCTGACTCAAGGCTGAGAACCCTTGCAAGCCAGGATCGCCAAAAAGCTGCCGGCAGCGAGATGGACAGAGCCTCACTCCAGCCGTGAAGGAAGCAGAGGTCGCTGCCCGCCAGCAGTCGGACGGCAGGCTGGCCGGGGCCCAGAGGAAGTTGGCCTGGCCACTGCAGCCCATGTGGTACCTGCACTACGGACACAGGACGTCAGTCTCCAGAGCTCTCAGTCCAGCCCCTGGCACCGGCGCTACATCCGCTTTAAGAAATAAAGGGAGAGGTCAGAACTACAGCGGCGGGAGGACACGAGTCTGGGCCTTCCCTGAAGAGGGCTCCCAGGTACCATCCCAGACAAGGTAACGGCGGCCAAAATAACCCTCTTGCCTCCGCCGCAGCGGTCTTGGCTTCCCCCTGGCCACCTATCACAagccaggagccaggctgggctagCAGCGTAATTCACCACACGCAACAATCCTCTGCTTCAACCGGCCACCACTTTCCCCCTTCCTTGGTGAGTTTTGGATGGCTACCGTTGGGAAGATGGTGgcaaaaaaaatctcttcccaaTAGGGCcacttgtcaatttcacttgcaaaccaaaaaaaataaataaacctcaAGCCCATCCCTTTCTCCATCCGAGTCCCTAACACCCCTTTAATAAAAGTCAATTACAATCCACTTTGCATTCTGCACACTTTACTTTCCATATTTCTCTCCGTGGGGCCAGAGAGAGCCTGTTTCACTCTTGTTCAGAGTCctgtttcatttgcatttttagGGCTCGAACACCCAGGTGGCAAACTACAGCAGGGAAAAGTCTCTGTTTACACTGCGACAGAAAGCTGGTCAAAGAACCTTGTgggggcatttgatttttttctttttaaaaatcaatacaaagGATGAATCTGGAGTCACAACAGAGCTTGATTGTGACCTCTCAACTAAAAATAGGCATAGAAGGATCCGATGTTTGTTGGTAAATGTCATTTTCACCCTATACACATATATTGTTTCCAGCAACACTAACCGAAACTTACAAACAGGCCAAGTAAGAAAAATACTCCTTGTAAAGTGTTTGATTTAAGAGTTTTtaatttgtgtattttgacacGTGAGGTGACGTtggcagtttgtgttttaatggttataaagttttaacttctTGATTCTCAGCATCAACTGCCAATAAATAATTGGCTGATccacccataatttcccacaatggTGAAAATGGAAACATACGgggaaaatgctttaaaagaatCGATATTATTCATcaaaattacatataaaaatagtgaattctgccaagccttgCTAAAAAGGGGTGATGCCTGTGGGTATGTAACCCCCGCCATACCAGCCCCCAGAACCCTCAGCACCCACATCTGttgagcaacagcagcaggataGCGTCACACATCAATTGTCCAGCCCTGCCATGATCCAGCTCCATCATTTTTAATTTATGCTTCCTAAGCAGTGCTCCTCTGCCTCACCAAGGTAGGCAAGCGCTAATGCTCGTCGACCCACATTTGGGGGAGCCTCTTCTCTCCTGCACCATTTGTCCTGCTTCTGTCACATCCAGGTCTCTAAGCCTCCAACTCTCAGCTGCGTTCAGCTTTCCCCATCACAGCTTGGACGAGCCGAGCTGCCAATCCTCCCCGCCGCAAGGATCCATAACGCTGCCTCGTCTTGGTTTGTTCCAGGCGCTCTGCTCGGCGTCTCATGTCCCCAATCCTTGGCACGCCGTGCCAAATCCAATTACCCTGTTCCATTATCATTTTCACATCCCTCCGTTTAAAGGCTCTCATAATCTGCTCATTAAGTGCGGCTATGGAGCAAGTTGTCACCGCTCCTTTATTGGGCCCCCGCTTCCTTCCCCGTTTTATTTCTGCCAGCGTCTCACATGCTTCCCCTCCGCTCTCAGCCCAGGGTGGGATTACGCTTCCCTTATCCTCCCACCACTCAGTACAAAGTCCCCAAGAGGGCTGGCTGCGCGCCCCCATCCATCCACCTGGCTGGCAACTGGCCTGACACAGAGACAGCCATCCCAGCTCCCCTAATGCACATTCGCCAACTTTCAAGGGCGCTCGTCTCCCCACGTCCCTGACAAATAGCTCTTCTCTGGCCTTCGAAACCCACACAGTCCCCCAAGGCCAAGAAAGGGGCAGCCCAACCTTAAGACAATTCTAGGGGCCATGCCCAGTGGGGACTGAACGGGGTTGGGTTAACACACTAGCCCATCTGCACTGGAGAGTGGGGGTTCATACTCAGAGGGCATTTCCAGGGAATCTTTGGAGGCACGCGTTTTGCTGGCATCTCAGGAAGACAAAGAGaaaggacactgccctccagtgAACAGGGCCAACCACGCCCCATCCCGTGTGGATGGTGCATCTCGCTGGCAGAACACAGGTGTGGAGGACCTAAGGGGTACCTATAGCACCggccctttaaaaaacaaaaccccatctGCCCTGCACAAGGTTCCCTGGAACTTGGAGACCCCACTCCTCAGGTTGCGGGGCcaattttaaagggccaggaacGTCAATAAAGCAGCTTAGGATTCTACCCCCTGcaatgggcggggggagggaaaggggggagagcaGGAGCCTTAGCAAGTTGGGGAAGCTGCTTCCCACCTTGCTGTTAGATGCCAGAGCTAGTGgagtgctcccctcccccatcctcccactGAGCTCATTACGGGATAGAAGCCCTAAGAAACGCAGCAGCCAAGGTCCCAGACAGCAGCCGTTCCGGCTAAAGTAGGACAATCCCCTCTCGGATGCACCGAGCTGTGGGAGAGGCGGTGCCAAGAGAGCCCACTAGAGGGGCACATGGAGCCCGCCTTGGACAGACCAagagcccctccctcagccccaggtGCAGGAGACCAAGTTAAACCCCGGGAGGGGCAGTACACACGGTGGCCagcagcggggggcggggggggcgcgatCCACATACCCCGATTGCCGCGTTCAACTCTGCCATAGTCACCTGCTTGGCTCGCTCCACTGCCTGGACCACTTGCTGCTGATGCTGGGAGgagacaaaataattaaaaacaaacacacacccaacCCTCCGGTCACCTTTAAAAAGGCAGGCAAAGGAAGTGGCATGACCTGATCCTTCCCCACCTGCAGGCGGAGGTGCCTGCTTGCCAAGAGGTTGCGAATACAGCCTGTGGCAGCCTGGGACGTTCCAAGCCCTGGCTGGAGCCATGAACGCCCAGCCAGCCTGTACGAGcccacgcaccccctgcccgcagatGCAACAGGTTCACCTCACCTCCTGGGACAGGAATGGGATGAGCTGGGCACAGATCACGTTGA containing:
- the LOC102934223 gene encoding transducin-like enhancer protein 1 isoform X2, which translates into the protein MFPQNRPPVHLQAPAVASTAASTVSTTPQSLKLTYPETLDRIKEEFQFLQNQYHSLKLECEKLATEKTEIQRHYVMYYEMSYGLNIEMHKQTEIAKRLNVICAQLIPFLSQEHQQQVVQAVERAKQHQLQAQHLSHHAPPIPLTSHSSGMQPASIAGASGLLALSGALGAQAQLLPKDDRGLHDSEPRERDLGPSSLVLPNGERVRAISEYLSNSKKRKTEEKDFVTDYGSDADKSEDNLVVDEDPSSPHSVHSYSSRENGVDKVPLQRKEAVPLSPTSMASSSSTSPSRSKDQPTVEKAAAPGLKSSTPTSPGDATVPGSSSGSSAQQFRPGAAKPSVDSSALGLRNPLAMQSSYPATFGMAHPSVNGDMAGAGAYAGLHLVSSQLNGAAAAVGASGYGRSPLIGYDPHCHMRVPGLAAGMQAGTSGKPAYSFHVSADGQMQPVPFPPDALIGTGIPRHARQLHTLTHGEVVCAVTISNSTRHVYTGGKGCVKVWDVGQPGTKTPVAQLDCLNRDNYIRSCKLLPDGRSLIVGGEASTLSIWDLAAPTPRIKAELTSSAPACYALAISPDAKVCFSCCSDGNIVVWDLQNQTLVRQFQGHTDGASCIDISNDGTKLWTGGLDNTVRCWDLREGRQLQQHDFSSQIFSLGYCPSGEWLAVGMESSNVEILHVAKPDKYQLHLHESCVLSLKFASCGKWFVSTGKDNLLNAWRTPYGASIFQSKESSSVLSCDISTDDQFIVTGSGDKKATVYEVIY
- the LOC102934223 gene encoding transducin-like enhancer protein 1 isoform X1 codes for the protein MFPQNRPPVHLQAPAVASTAASTVSTTPQSLKLTYPETLDRIKEEFQFLQNQYHSLKLECEKLATEKTEIQRHYVMYYEMSYGLNIEMHKQTEIAKRLNVICAQLIPFLSQEHQQQVVQAVERAKQVTMAELNAAIGHQLQAQHLSHHAPPIPLTSHSSGMQPASIAGASGLLALSGALGAQAQLLPKDDRGLHDSEPRERDLGPSSLVLPNGERVRAISEYLSNSKKRKTEEKDFVTDYGSDADKSEDNLVVDEDPSSPHSVHSYSSRENGVDKVPLQRKEAVPLSPTSMASSSSTSPSRSKDQPTVEKAAAPGLKSSTPTSPGDATVPGSSSGSSAQQFRPGAAKPSVDSSALGLRNPLAMQSSYPATFGMAHPSVNGDMAGAGAYAGLHLVSSQLNGAAAAVGASGYGRSPLIGYDPHCHMRVPGLAAGMQAGTSGKPAYSFHVSADGQMQPVPFPPDALIGTGIPRHARQLHTLTHGEVVCAVTISNSTRHVYTGGKGCVKVWDVGQPGTKTPVAQLDCLNRDNYIRSCKLLPDGRSLIVGGEASTLSIWDLAAPTPRIKAELTSSAPACYALAISPDAKVCFSCCSDGNIVVWDLQNQTLVRQFQGHTDGASCIDISNDGTKLWTGGLDNTVRCWDLREGRQLQQHDFSSQIFSLGYCPSGEWLAVGMESSNVEILHVAKPDKYQLHLHESCVLSLKFASCGKWFVSTGKDNLLNAWRTPYGASIFQSKESSSVLSCDISTDDQFIVTGSGDKKATVYEVIY
- the LOC102934223 gene encoding transducin-like enhancer protein 1 isoform X3, giving the protein MYYEMSYGLNIEMHKQTEIAKRLNVICAQLIPFLSQEHQQQVVQAVERAKQVTMAELNAAIGHQLQAQHLSHHAPPIPLTSHSSGMQPASIAGASGLLALSGALGAQAQLLPKDDRGLHDSEPRERDLGPSSLVLPNGERVRAISEYLSNSKKRKTEEKDFVTDYGSDADKSEDNLVVDEDPSSPHSVHSYSSRENGVDKVPLQRKEAVPLSPTSMASSSSTSPSRSKDQPTVEKAAAPGLKSSTPTSPGDATVPGSSSGSSAQQFRPGAAKPSVDSSALGLRNPLAMQSSYPATFGMAHPSVNGDMAGAGAYAGLHLVSSQLNGAAAAVGASGYGRSPLIGYDPHCHMRVPGLAAGMQAGTSGKPAYSFHVSADGQMQPVPFPPDALIGTGIPRHARQLHTLTHGEVVCAVTISNSTRHVYTGGKGCVKVWDVGQPGTKTPVAQLDCLNRDNYIRSCKLLPDGRSLIVGGEASTLSIWDLAAPTPRIKAELTSSAPACYALAISPDAKVCFSCCSDGNIVVWDLQNQTLVRQFQGHTDGASCIDISNDGTKLWTGGLDNTVRCWDLREGRQLQQHDFSSQIFSLGYCPSGEWLAVGMESSNVEILHVAKPDKYQLHLHESCVLSLKFASCGKWFVSTGKDNLLNAWRTPYGASIFQSKESSSVLSCDISTDDQFIVTGSGDKKATVYEVIY